The Campylobacter hyointestinalis subsp. hyointestinalis nucleotide sequence TCCTATAGCAAATACAAGGTCTCCTTCAAGAAGTTTTGAGCTATCAGCAAAACTGATAGCTTGGAAATTCTTTGCATCTACTTTTACTATGGCAAGGTCTGTTTTTGGATCTACTCCGATGATCTTGGCCTTATACTCTTTTGAGCTGTCTAATAGCGTGACTATGATCTCATCGGCGTCTTCTACAACGTGATAATTTGTAACTATATATCCATCGCTTGATATAATAACACCAGAACCTAAAGAGCTTGTTTTTTGACTTTTTTCTTTTGGTATATTAAAACGAAATCCGAAAAATTCTTGGAAAAAAGGGTCGTCCATCAGGCTATTTATATTATGCTTTACTTTTACGGTTTTTGAAGTAGATATATTTACTACTGATTTTTTGGCTTTTACTATGGAGCTATGATACGATAAAACAGTGTTTTGATCGCTGCTTGGATTTACTCTTGTGTAGTTTTGGCTAGCATCGCTAAAACTGATATTTGCCGCCATAAGGCTTGAGGCTGCAATGATAGAAATAATGGTTAGTTTTTTCATACGATATCCTTATTTAAATTTTTTGTAATTATAATATTTGGCTATAAATGCAAATTTAATATTTTTTTCTCAAATGTAAATAAAAAAATAGCTTAAAGTTGATTGACATACACTAAAGTATTATGCTATAATCAGTATAAAAAAATATAAGTGAGGTAATATTATGAGCAATAGCTTATATGAAACACTCGGAGTTGATAAAAACGCAAGTAGTGATGAAATAAAAAAAGCATATAGAAAATTAGCTAGAAAATATCACCCAGATATCAATAAAGATCCGGGTGCGGAAGATAAATTTAAAGAGATAAACGCAGCCTATGAGATACTAAGCGATGATGAGAAACGCACTCAGTACGATACCTATGGCGACAATATGTTTGGTGGGCAAAGCTTCCATGATTTTGCAAATGCTCAAGGCGGAGCAGATATCAATGATATCTTAAGAAATATTTTTGGTGGAGGCGGAGGTTTTGGTGGATTTAGCGGTGGTTTTAGTAGTCGCGGTTTTGGTGGATTTAGTGATGGATTTGAGCCAAATTTAGATATAAATACAAAGATCACTATACCATTTAGCGCTGCTGTAAATGGCGGAGAGTATACTATAAATATATCTGGAGAAAGCGTAAAGATCAAAATTCCCGCTGGAGTAAATAGTGGTGAAAAGCTAAGAATTCGCTCAAAAGGAAAAAGCCTAAATGGAAGAAGAGGAGACGCTATTTTAAATTTAGAAGTTAGCGGGGATGATACTTATAAAAGAGATGGCGACGACTTGTATAAAACCGTAGATGTTCCTCTAAAAACTGCGCTTTTTGGTGGTAAAATAGAAGTTTCTACCTTTAAAAAAGACGTAAGTATAAAAATATCCCCTAATACAAAAAACGGTCAAAAGATAAGACTTAAAGGATATGGCGTACAAAATAGAAAAAGTGGAATTTACGGAGATATGTATCTAAGCGTAAATGTGATCCTTCCAAATGTTGATATGTTGGATAAAGATCTTGCTAAAATGATGCAAGATAGATTATAAAAGGTAGATTATGAAAAGTTATGAAGAGCCGGTTTATTTGATAAGTGTTGTTGCTAAAGTTTTAAGTATTCATCCTCAAACATTAAGGCAGTACGAGAGAGAAGGTCTTGTAGAGCCTTCTCGTACCGGCGGTAAAATGAGATTGTATAGTGAAAAAGATCTTGATAGGATAAAAATGATCCTTAGGCTTACTAGGGATTTGGGCGTAAATTTGGCCGGAGTAGATGTCATACTTAGGCTAAAAGAACAGATAGAAGAGTATGAAAGCACTATAGACGAACTAAAACTAAGTATGGAACAAATGAGTAAAAATGACACTAAAAGATCTCTAGTGAAACGAAAAAATAGCTACGATTTGATATTTTTAAATGACAAAAAGTAGATGATATGGATGGTTTTTTAGAGTTATTTTTAGTAGCTACGGCGTGCGCTGTTGTTTTAAATGTCGTATTCAAACGCTATGAGATGCCTACCATAATAGGCTATATTATCACCGGAATTTTTATAGCAAAAATATTTGGACTTACATATGATACTAAGATAACGCATATTGCTGAGTTTGGTATAGTATTTTTGATGTTTACTATAGGGCTTGAGTTTAGTTTTAAGCATCTTATGACTATGAAAATAGATGTTTTTTTAAATGGACTACTTCAAGTTTTTATCACGGGAACTATATTTTCTATATTTTTACAATATACGTT carries:
- a CDS encoding heat shock protein transcriptional repressor HspR, whose protein sequence is MKSYEEPVYLISVVAKVLSIHPQTLRQYEREGLVEPSRTGGKMRLYSEKDLDRIKMILRLTRDLGVNLAGVDVILRLKEQIEEYESTIDELKLSMEQMSKNDTKRSLVKRKNSYDLIFLNDKK
- a CDS encoding DnaJ family protein; the encoded protein is MSNSLYETLGVDKNASSDEIKKAYRKLARKYHPDINKDPGAEDKFKEINAAYEILSDDEKRTQYDTYGDNMFGGQSFHDFANAQGGADINDILRNIFGGGGGFGGFSGGFSSRGFGGFSDGFEPNLDINTKITIPFSAAVNGGEYTINISGESVKIKIPAGVNSGEKLRIRSKGKSLNGRRGDAILNLEVSGDDTYKRDGDDLYKTVDVPLKTALFGGKIEVSTFKKDVSIKISPNTKNGQKIRLKGYGVQNRKSGIYGDMYLSVNVILPNVDMLDKDLAKMMQDRL